The DNA window GTCGCCGTACCCGCAGACGACCGCGACCTTGCCGCCGATGAGGACGTCGGTGGCGCGGTTGATGCCGTCGATGAGCGAGTGGCGGCAGCCGTACTTGTTGTCGAACTTCGACTTGGTGACCGAGTCGTTGACGTTGATGGCCGGGAAGAGCAGCGAGCCTTCCTTCATCATGTCGTAGAGGCGGAGCACACCGGTGGTGGTCTCCTCGGTGACGCCCTTGATCTCACCGGCGATCTTCGTGTAGCGGTCCTTGCTCTCGGCCAGCGAGGCGTTGAGGACGTCGAAGACGATCTTCTGCTCGTGGCTCTTGGCCGAGGCCGGGTCGGGCGCCTGGCCCGACTTCTCGGCGTCGACGCCGAGGTGGACGAGCATCGTGGCGTCGCCACCGTCGTCGAGGATCATGTTGGCGAAGCTGCCCTCGGGCCAGTTGAGGATCTGCTGGGTGCACCACCAGTACTCCTCCAGCGTCTCGCCCTTCCAGGCGAAGACCGGGACACCCTGCGGGTCCTCGGGAGTGCCGTTGGGGCCGACCGCGATCGCGGCGGCCGCGTGGTCCTGGGTCGAGAAGATGTTGCAGGAGGCCCAGCGGACCTCGGCACCCAGCGCGACCAGCGTCTCGATGAGCACGGCGGTCTGGATGGTCATGTGCAGGGATCCGGCGATCCGGGCGCCGGCGAGGGGCTTGTCGGCCCCGTAGCGCTCACGCATCGCCATCAGGCCGGGCATCTCGTGCTCGGCGAGCTGGATCTCGGTGCGGCCGAAGTCGGCCAGGTTGAGGTCGGCGACCTTGAAGTCCATGTGTCTGCTCCTGGGGTCTGGCGAGGGGTTGCTACCGGGAATCCGAGGTTAGAACGCGTCGCACCCAACCGAAGAATCCTCGATGCCTCCGCTATCGCAGACCTCCGGCGGGCTGGTCGGCTTGGCGGTCTGCTCGGGTCGACCGTCGTGGTCACCGCTGCAAGAGGACGCCGGCGGACGTGACTGTGACCCCACGGGCCGGTGGCCGGTGGGGTGGGGGTCAGTGGGTTCGTCGGCGTTTGTGGGTGAGGTCGTTGGTATAGGTGCGGCCCATCGGTGAGGTCCACACGAAGGTGGTGAGGGTGGGTCGGGTGTAGGTCCAGTAGCCGTGGGTCTTGAGGCGGTGGTGCAGCCGGCACAGCGGTGCGAGGTTCGACGACGTCGTCGGTCCGAGTGGCCATGGCTGGATGTGGTCGAGGTCGCAGGTCCTCGCGGACTTGCCGCAGCCGGGGAACACGCAGGTGGGGCAGGTCAGGATGACCTGCTCACGCATCCGTGCGGTGGGCGCGTAGGAATCGGCGGTCAGCTCCACGGCCAGGTCGAGGACCGGGCGGATGCTGACGCGGGTGTTGCCCTTCTGGCACCACTCCGCGAGCTGCTCGACGGTGATCGTCGAGCCGGTCGACGAGGCACCCTCGACACCGACGATGCCGTGCGGGGCGCGGGTGTCGTGGTGGGTGTAGATCACCAGCTCCCGCTCACCGGAGCCGTCAGCGAACAGCCCGAGCGCCATGGCGCGACGCGCATCGAGGTCCAGGGTGGGGTGCTCGTCGAGGAGGGCGTGAGCCTTCGCCTTGATCGCGGCTTCCAGGGCGAGCGCGTCGTCGAGGTCGAGGAGTCCTTCGATCGGGACGTAGCCGTGGTTGTGCTTGGCGTCGTCGAGCCCGACCCGCAGGAAGGGGCCAGTGCTCGCGCGCTCGTCTTCCTCGTTGTCGGCGTCGGCCTCCTTGGCCGCGGCGTTGGCAACGCGTTCGATCTCGGCGAACGAGCAGGTGTGCGCGATGGGCGCCAGGATCGTGTCGACCTGCGCGGCTGCCTGGGGTGGCAGCGCGATGGTGTGCTCGGCGACCCGGCGGGCCTTCCACACCTGCACCTCACCGGCCATGACGCGGTCCCACAGACGAGGGAGGCGGTGCTTGGTCTCGATCGCGGATCCGATGAGCTTGCGCCCACCGGTCGAGGTCGTGCCGACGGCGACCGCGAACTCGGTGATCGCGAACTCCGACACCGTCGGTGCGCCGTACCCCGCGACCTCGAGCGGTCGGTCGCCGAACAGCACGTTCGCCTCGAACAGGGGGTGGTCGGCGAGAGCAGGGGCGTCGTCGCCGGGGTGCGCTTCGCCCCATGCGGCGGCGAGCTCGAACTCGTGGGCTTCGGCGAGGACCTTCGCGCGGTGGGTGACCTCGGTGGCAGCCAGCAGCGCCTCGTCGCGGGACCGAGGTCCGGCTTCGAGAGTGCTGCGGCGCTTCCGAGTGGGCATATGGCACACTATCACGATTCGAACGTATGTTCTACTCCATTTCGACCTCGCGCAGTTGCCTGTGGAGCGAGTCGTCGGCAGCGCAGCGCGTTATCAACGGCATGAGCGGATGCTTGGGTTGCTCTTGAGCGGCGTGCGCCATCATTGCTCGGTGACGACGACACCGACGCTGGATGAGCTGATCACCCTGCTCGTCCGCGGCGCATCAGAGGAGCTCTGCTTCTCAGGCGTTAACCACGAACTCCGGGAGGACGGCACGTGGCGAAGGTCGCGAGTCTGGCGTCAGAACAGGTTGGCCAGGATCGAGGACCTGTCCGGAGACAGCACCCTGATCGCCGGCGACCGAACCTATTGGCGCAAGTGGCCGTCAGACCCGACGTTCGTGGCGCTTGAGCGGCCCGCTGACCACGACACGTTCGACCTCGGCTCCTGGACGATGCTCGACCCCGACGAATATTGGCGAGACTGGTTGACCCAGGATGCCGAGGCCGTCCTGACTTCTCTGCGTCAGGTGACCTACGAGGGCCGTGACGCCCTGCAGTTCGTGGCGCCCGAGGTCAAAGGCGGTATGCCCACATTGACCGTTGATGTCGAGCTCGGCCTTGAAGTACGAGCCAAGCGGGCCGACGTCGGCGTGTTCCACTGCTGGACCGATCTCCGCACCGACGAGTCGATGAACGACGACCTCTTCCTGCATACGGCGCCGTTGTCCAGCAACCTGGGCTCCTGAGCAGGCGCCTCAGCACGTCGCGCTCATCGGCACGACCGAGCGCACGCCACGCGGAAGAAGCAGATGGTCAGGGCTCCGGCTCCCAGCGCATGAACACCCAGTGCTCACCGGGCAGCAGGTCGCGGGTCGCGTTGGGGACCGCTCTGAACCTCACAGACACGCCGGGAGGAAAGTCGGCGATGCAGTAGGTCTCGGCCGAGGACACGCACTCCGCCTGCACCTCGCCGACCTCGCCCTCGTACAGGAACCGGGCCTCGACGGCTCCTTGCTCCGAGGAGCCTTGGTGCGACACGGCCACCGCCCGAAGGTCGCTGGTGACCTGCTCCCACAGAGCCCGCATCATCGACAACATCACGTCGGTACTCATGTCGGCCACGGACGGAGTATCGCCCGCTCATCGGCCATGTGAGTGCGTCTTCGCTCGTTGCAGAAGCGGCAGCGGACGCGCTCACGGCAGCTGCGGCTGTCGGTGCGGTGCGCAGGAGTCCGCCGTACTTCTGCGGCGGTGACCACGACGGTCGACCCGAGCGGACCGCCAAGCCGACCGGGGCTGGAAATCGCCCGTGGTGCCACAGCGGGCGGTGACCACCCTTTCCGTCTGTCGCGTCGCCGACAGCGATCACAGCGCGCCGCGGCGCTGGCGACACCGAGCGATCAGTGAGCGACGGCGGCCTTCTTGCGGCGCGGGATGACGTGCAGGACGCCGAGGACCACGGCGCCGACGACCAGGCCGAAGACGGCCGAGAGCAGCGTGTTGGTGAGCCAGCCGGCGATGCTGCCGAGGGTGCCGCCGACGGCGTGGTGGACCTCGTGCTCGAGGTGGTGGACGAGGTCGTACGGCGCGTGCCAGCCGAGGTCGTCGAGCCCGACGATCTCGATGTGGCCACCGACCCAGAGCATGGCGGCGATCCCGACGACGGAGATCGTGGAGAGGAGCTTGGGAGTGCCGACGAGGAGGCCGTGGCCGATCTTGCCGGCGAAGCCCGTCGAGCGCTCGGTGAGGGCGAGCCCGATGTCGTCGAGCTTCACGATGATCGCGACCACGCCGTACACCGCGACGGTGATCGCGATCGCGACGACGACGAGGATCAGCAGCCGGTTGAGGAACGGCTCGTCGGCCACCTCGTTGAGCGCGATCACCATGATCTCGGCGGACAGGATCAGGTCGGTGCGGATGGCGCCCGAGACCATGGCCTTCTCGGCGTCCGCGCCGACGACGCCCGCCGGCACGGCCTCGTGCTCGTGGCCGCGCAGCCGGCCCCAGACCTTCTCGAAGCCCTCGTAGCACAGGTAGGCGCCACCGACCATCAGGATCGGCGTCAGCAGCCCGGGCAGGAACTGGCTGAGCAGCAGCGCGATCGGCAGGATGATCACGAGCTTGTTGCGCAGCGAGCCGATGGTGATCCGCTTGATCATCGGGAGCTCGCGGTCGGCGGTCACACCGTGGACGTACTGCGGGGTCACCGCCGTGTCGTCGACGACCACACCGGCGGCCTTGGTGGTCGCCCGCCCGGCGGCCGCACCGACGTCGTCGACCGACGCGGCGGCCATCTTGGCGAGGGCGGCCACGTCGTCGAGCAGTGCGAAGAGCCCTCCAGCCATGCGGGAACGCTAGCGGACGGCCGTTGGCTCCCCGACCTCGGAGGCCGCGCGGTGGTGCAAACCGGCGTCCACGCCGGCCTCGATCTCGGCCTGTACGTCGGGCTGGACCTGATCCTTCGCGACCGTGAGGTCGACGGCGTGCTTGGCGTGGCGCTCGGCGTACCCGAGCGGGTCGACCAGGTGGGTGAGGCGCGACGACACCGGGTGCCAGGCCAGCGCCAGCGCCAGCAGCACGGCGGCGAGCGTGGTGACGCCGAACGCGATCACCGCGTGGTCGTCGGCCCAGTCGCCCCAGCCCGCGTAGCCGGCGCCCTTCACCACGAAACCGTGGAAGAGGTAGACCACCAGGGTCGCGGCGCCCATCCGGGCGAACCAGCCGCCGACGCGTGGCACCAGGGCGAAGAACGCCCAGGCGCCGAGGGTCCCGATCGCGAGCACGAGCAACCGCGTGAGCAGCGCGCGGAGGTCGTCGGCGTACCCCATCTCGTCGTAGCGCGAGCGGTAGTAGAGCCACTCGGTGCTCGCCCAGACGTCGGTCCAGGTCGTGAGGATCCAGATGCCGACGAGGACCCCGACCGCGGCGACCTGGGACGGCCTGCGACGCAGCAGCTCGAGCCGCTCGGGCGTCGCCTTGAGACCCATCACGAAGAACGGCAGCAGGCCGAGGACGCGGGCGATGTCGAGCGTGTTGCCGGCGTACATCCCTGCGACCACGCTGACCACGACGGCGACGACGAGGCCGCCCCACATCGGGCGGAAGATCGGGGTGAGCAGCCGCCAGAAGAACATCGCCGCGAGGTACCACATGGGCCAGTGGGGGTCCTGGAAGAGGTTCTTCATCTCCTCGCCGCCCACGTAGACCCGGAACAGCGCGAGCGCGCACTCGAACATGACGTACGGCACGACCACCGTGCGGACGAGCTGCCAGAGCCGCACCTTGCTGTAGACGAACGTGCGGGACAGGTAGCCGGTCACGAAGACGAACGCCGGCACGTGCCAGGCGTAGAGGAAGTCGTAGAAGTGGTCGGTGACCGCGTTGTGCGGCAGCAGCGTCCACGAGTGGCCGACGACGACGAGCGTCACCAGGATCATCTTGGCGTTGTCGAACCAGGGGTCGCGAGCAGCAGGGCGCGCGGTCTGCGCGGGCGTCGAGGTCTCAGTCGGCACCCTTCGGGTCTACCCGGTGTTGCGGCCGATCAGTCCTCGACGAAGCCGATTCTCAGGTACTCCGCAGCGTACGTACCGCTGAGCAACAGGGACGCGTAGCGGGCGACCTCGGTCGGCGCCTCGGTCGTCACGATCTCGACCCGCACCCGCCGGTCGGCGGCGGCGGCCAGCAGCCTGCCCCGCTGCTCCCGCACGACCGCGTCCTCCGCACCGTCGTCCAGGACCAGCAGCATCGGCCGCCGCTCCCCCGTGTCGTCGGCGAAGGGGTCGTCGAAGACGTCCCGCTGACGGGCGGCCTCGATCACCGGCAGCAGGTGCTCGGCGTCACCGGCCAGGGCGGTCCGGCCGGTCGCGCGGCGGATGGACTCCGCGACGCGGCGGGCGGCCCGCGCGGCGAGCACCGAGCCGCCCCAGACGACCGGGTTGGTGTCGGCGAGCGCGATCGCCAGCATCTTGGCGGGGTTGACCGCCAGGTCGCGGTGCGGCGAGCAGGAGATCGCGACGGCGTCGAGCGCCTCCGCGACCTGCTCCGCGTCGGCCCGGGGACCCAGCGAGACCCGCTCCAGGTAGTCGAGCACCACCACGGCCGTGGCGAGCTGGTCGCGCGTGGTCGTCGGCAGGATCGTGCTCCAGCGGCCGGCGGCGTGGTCGGCGACCAGCGAGGTGGGTGGGCAGGCGACCACGAGCTGGCAGCCTCGGCGTACGGCCTCCGCGACGGCCGACGCGGTGCCGGGGTCGGAGCCGTCGGGGGCCAGGACCACGACGAGGTCGAGGCTCCCGGCCCAGCCCGGCAGCGCGGGCGCCGGCCAGGCCACGAACGGCACCGGGCACCAGGGCTCGAGCACGGCGCGCAGCAGCCGGGAGTCGGGGCCGGCGGCGATCACGGCGCGGGGACGGGAGAGGTCCTGGGCCCGGGCCACGGCGTCGGCGGTGGCCCCCGCGGCCTCACCGGAGGTACGGCGCACCCGCGCGCCCGACTCGGCCAGCGCGCGCAGCGCGAGGTCGCTGCCCGCCAGCGCGGTCTCGTCGTCGAGCCGGGACTCGTCGAACCAGGTCACCATCAGGACGGCTTGCGGGCCTCGTCGACGAGCAGCACCGGGATGCCGTCGCGCACCGGGTAGGCCAGCCCGCAGCCCTGGCAGACGAGCTCCTCGCCCACCACCGCGAGGTCGGCCCGGCACGCCGGGCAGACGATGATCTCGAGCAGGGCGGGGTCGAGCTCGGTCATCGGGCACTCCTGATCTGGGCGAGCACGGTGTCGCGCACCCGCTCCATGGTCTCCTGGTCGCGGCCCTCGGCGTTGAGGCGGAGCAGCGGCTCGGTGTTGGACGGCCGGACGTTGAAGGCCCAGTCGGCGTGGCTGACGGTGAGACCGTCCAGGCGGTCGGTGGTGACGCCCTCCTGCGCGGCGTACGTCGCCTCGATCTCGGCCGTGACCGCGACCTGGTCGGCGACCTCGGAGTTGATCTCGCCGCTGAGCACGTAGCGGTCGAACTCCGCCAGCAGCTCGGACAGCGTGCGCTCGGTCTCGGCGAGCGCGGCCAGCGTGTGCAGCGCGGCGAGCATGCCGGAGTCGGCGCGCCAGAAGTCGCGGAAGTAGAAGTGCCCGCTGTGCTCGCCGCCGAAGATCGCGCCCGTCTCGGCCATGGTGGCCTTGATGTACGAGTGGCCGACGCGGGTGCGCACCGGCTTGCCGCCCAGCTCGATCACGATCTCGGGCACGGACCGGCTGGTGATCAGGTTGTGGATCACGGTCGCACCCGGCTCCTTGGCCAGCTCGCGAGAGGCGATCAGCGCGGTGAGCGTCGACGGGGAGACGGCCTCCCCGCGCTCGTCGACGATGAAGCACCGGTCGGCGTCGCCGTCGAAGGCGAGCCCGATGTCGGCGCCCTCGGCGATCACCCGCTTCTGGAGGTCGACCAGGTTGGCCGGCTCGATCGGGTTGGCCTCGTGGTTCGGGAAGCTGCCGTCGAGCTCGAAGTACATCGGGACCAGGTCCACCTGGTCACCCAGCCGCGCGAAGACGGCGGGTGCGGTGTGTCCGGCCATCCCGTTGCCCGCGTCGGCGACGACCTTGAGCCGGCGGCCGACGACCGGGGCCAGGCTGAGCAGGTGCGCGGCGTACGCCTCGAGGACGTCGTGCTCGGAGATCGAGCCGGTGGGGCCGGCGACCGGACGGGGCTCGGCCACCAGGTCGCGGATCTCGGCGAGCCCGGTCTCCATGCCCACCGGCGTCGCGAAGGCCCGGCACATCTTGATGCCGTTGTACTGCGCCGGGTTGTGGCTCGCGGTGAACATGGCGCCCGGGTGCCCGAGGTGTCCCGACGCGAAGTAGAGCTGGTCGGTCGAGGCCAACCCGATCATCACGACGTCGGCGCCGGCCTCCGTGGCGCCCTCCGCGAAGGCGCCGGCCATGCCGGGCGAGCTCGGCCTCATGTCGTGGCCGACGACGACCGTCGCCGCCCCCACGACCTGGGCGAAGGCCCGGCCGGTCGCACGGGCGAGCCGCTCGTCGATCTGGTCGGGGACGGTGCCGCGGACGTCGTACGCCTTGAAGACGGCGTCGAGGTTCGCGGGGTCGAGGGTGTCGGCCATGCCCCGAAGCCTAGTGGGGACTGGTGATCACTCGCTGCTCAGGACCCGCAGGTGTCCACGCCTGGTGGTCTCGCGGCCGGTCTCCTCCGCAGGAGCGACCCGCAGCGGCGCGACCGGACGGCCCGCCTCACGTACGGCGTCGGCCAGCGCGAGCAGGTCGTCGCTGGTCGGACCCTCCGACGCCGGGTCGCGCGCCAGCCGGAGCACGTCCCAGCCGCGCGGTGCCGAGAGACGCTCGCTGTGCTCCTCGCAGAGGTCGTAGGCGTGCGGCTCGGCGTACGTCGACAGCGGGCCGAGGACCGCCGTCTGGTCCGCGTAGACGTACGTCAACGTCGTGACCGCGGGTCGACCGCAGGCCGTGCGCGAACAGCGGCGGGCAGGACTCACGTCGCAGACGGTACCTCCGAACCCCGACGGTGCGGATTAGGCTCGCGGCGTGGATGAGGCGGGTACGTCGAGTGGGCCGGGTCGCCGGCGCATCAGGGACCGGCGCGGTCGAGGCATGCGCGGGCCGGCGGTCGCACCGGCCGTCCCGGGTCGGCCCGAGCTGCCGACCGGTCGCGAGCGGTTCGACGACCTCGCGCTCGGCATCGTCATGGAGGTCGACCAGCGCTGGCAGGACCGGCTCGGCCTGGTCGAGTACGCCGTGGAGGACACCCCTCAGATCCCGGACGACTGGACCTCGGGCACGGTGCCGCTGTCGTCGCTGGTGCGCGGCAGCGGCGCGACGCCGACCCGGCTGGTCCTCTTCCGACGCCCGATCGAGCACCGCTGCGAGAGCCGTGCCGACCTCGAGGCCCTGGTGCTGACCGTGGTGGTCGAGCAGGTCGCCGAGCTGCTCGGCATCGACGCCGAGGACGTCGACCCGCGCTACGAGGGCGGCCTGTAGCTAGGACAGTCCGGGGCGCACGTGCGGCACCAGACCGTTGCGCACCGGGACGGTGAGCGGCAGCACCGACGTACCGACCGACGAGCTCGTCACGACGGAGCCGGTCACCGACGTACGCGCCGGCACCACCCGGAGCATCCGGGTCGCGGCCGGCAGCCGCACCACGGCCCCGCGGTCGGGGACGACCTCCGCGGTCGTCTCCTTGAGCGTGGACCCGTCGGCGGCGAGCGCCGTCACCGTCACGGTGCCGGCGGTGGTGGCGTCCGCGAGCACGACCTGGCGCGTGGTCGCGCGTCGACCCCGTGGCAGCTCGGGCAGCAGCACGGTCGACGCGGTGGCGAGCGGTGCGCCCGCCGTCGCGGCCGACAGGTCGCCGCGCACCATCGAGCGGGCCGACGCGGTGACCGGACCGGTCGAGACGACCGAGAGCCCGAGTGCTCCCTCGGCGACCGCCTGGTCGACGACCGCGGTGACGGGGACCCGGACCACGCTGCGGGGCGGCACCCGGATCTCGTCCACGCCGTCCGGGGCGAAGACGGACTCGGTGTCGATGATCCGCAGCTCGGCGCGGACCTCGTCGTCGCCGGGGTTGGCGATCGTCAGGGTGCGACGCCCGGAGCCGGGCGCGAGGCCGAGCAGCACGTTGTGGGTGGACGGCTCGGTCTGGCCGGGGAGCCAGTCCTGCGAGGCCGGTGCGGAGCCGATCCGGTCGTAGCGGTCGAGCAGCGACGCGCCGATCCGGCCTCGAGCGGTGACCACCTCGAGCGTGAGCTCGTCGGTGCGCGGCACCAGCGCACTGAGGTCGAGCCGCACCGTGCTGCCCCCGGGCACGGACACGCCGCGCAGCCGGGGCGCGTCGACGACGCCGTCGCGGCCGAGCACGGTGACGTCGGCGACGGCGGTGCCGGAGTCGGGGTTGGTGAGCTCGAGGACCGACCGGTGACTGGCGCCCGCACCGACGCCGGTGAACCAGCGGTCGGCGCTCGGCGGCAGACAGCTGGTGGCGGCCTGCTCGTCGCCACCGCCACGACCGGCCACCAGGCCCGGCGCGGCGTCGTCGGTGCCGGAGACCGCGAGCCCCTGACCGTCGTCGACGGAGGTGATCCGGCCGGACACCAGGTCGGCGTCCTTCGCCTTGTCACCGAGTCCGACCCGGACCTGGCCGTCCACGCCGTCCGACGCCGTGGTGAGGTCCACCGCGGGCGCGCCCGAGAGGCCGGCCGGGCAGATCAGCGTCGCCGAGGTCAGCGTCGTGCGCGTCGGGGGGTACGTCGGGGCCGAGCCCGCGTCCTGCTGGACCAGCAGCAGCACGGCCACGCTCAGCGCCGGCAGGACGACCGCGAGCACGGTCGTCAGGTTGACGCGGCTGCGCCTGGCCGCCGTACGACGGCCGGCGCGCTGGGGGGTGGGCTGGGAGTGGCTCATGGCCTCGACCGCCTCGGGTTCGTCGTCGGCAGGCAGAGGACGGCGACCACGACCACGCCGACTCCCTGGACGACGAGCAGCAGGATGCGCAGCCAGGAGGCCGGTCCCTGGAGGAGGCCGGCGTCCAGGGGCCGGTCGACCTGCCAGGCGCGGGTGGTCCGGTCCTCGGCACTCGCCTGCACCAGTCCCGTGGTGGCGTCGAGCACGGCGGCCACGTCACCATCGGCGGGCGAGGGCAGGACGACGTACTCGATCCCGCTCGAGCCGAGGGCGTCGACGGTGGCGGTCGTCGGGCGGGAGACCAGGGCCTGGACGTCCGCGCTGAACCCGTCGTCCTCCGAGGTCGTGTTGATGACCTCGTCCTCGCCGAGCGTGACGCCGTCGCCGCGCCGGATCGAGTAGGTGAGACCGTCCTCGACGCTGCCGCGGATCACCAGGATCCCGTGCGCGGGACCCTCCTCCGAGCTCTGGACCATGTAGACCGGGATGTCGGTGTCGATGCCGTCGGCGATCGCCGGGTCGGAGCCGAGCCACCACGCGAACCCGCCGATCGGCACCGCCGCTGCCATGACGACGAGGGCGCCGGCGACCACCCGGCGCCACGGCACCTGCTCGGTGCTCAGCCCGACGGCGCCGATCGCGGCCGCGACCACGAGCGCGCCCTGCAGCACGACGACGAGCACGCCGAGGCCGGCGTCGACCGAGGTGGCAGCGAGGTCGAAGGTCACCGTGCCGAGCAGCGCGGCGAGGACGCCGGTCACCAGGGCGACCACCCAGCACACCAGCACCGGGATCCGGGTGGCGCGCGGGAGCAGCGCGAGGACGGCGAGGGCGACGACCACGATGCCCAGCCACCACGGGGCACCCAGGCCCTCGAGCCGTCCGCTCAGGAGGTCGAGGGTGTCGGCCGTGGGGGTGGGCAGCCGGCCGGTGTCGAGCAGCAGGCCCTCGGCGGCGGAGCGCTGGACCGCCGGGATCCACCACGGGGACAGGAGCAGGGGCACGATCCCGATCGCGGCGGCGGGCGGGCCCCACACCGAGCGGTCCCGCACCGCGCCGCGCACCACGAGGGCGGCGGCGGCGAGGACGACGAGCACCAGGACCGCAGCCAGCAGCCACAGGACCGGGGCGAACGCCGACGCGATCGCCAGCAGCAGACCGACGCGCCACGCGGCCCGCCAGCGACGATCGGCCGCGGGGTCGGCGAAGCCGAGCGCGGCGTGCGCCAGCCACGGCAGCAGCGAGGCGACGACGACCAGGCCCAGCCGACCGTCCCCCCACGCACCGCACACGACCGGCACCAGGCTCCACGTCGTGGCGCCCCACAGCAGGATCCAGCGGGACGCGCCCGTGAACACGACCAGCCGTCCGACGACCCGCAGGAACCGCCACGCGCCCCACAGGGAGAAGGGCACAGCCGCCACGAACAGCACCGACACGGCCGCAGTCGGGCTGCCGCCGAGCACGGTCGCGAGCAGCGCCATCGGGAGGACGTACGCCGGGGCCGGCACGGCCGTGCCGGTGCCGAGCGGGTGCCAGGTCTCGACCTGGAGCCGCCACCAGTCGCTCGCACCGGCCGGGACCGGGGAGAGACCACCGCCGGCGATCGAGCCGAACGCCGTACGCGCGGCGACGAGCGCGACCAGGACCACGAGCGCGGTGACCAGCGCGACCGGGTTGGTGAGGAAGCGGACCACGATGCCGGTGTCGGCCGCGATCATGTCGTCGTCGTCCTGGCTCGGTCGCTGGGCGTAGCTCGCGGGCGCATGCTCCGCCGCTGCCGCGCGCCGGCGCTCGGCGACGTCCTGGGCCTGGTTGGTGGCCGCGGCGACCAGGTCGCCGAGGAAGTCCAACCCGTGCCGGTAGGGCACCCACCACGGGGAGAGCAGCGGCCGGGCGCGGTCGAGGTCGGCGCGGGGCTGCTCCCGTCGCGCCTGGCGGGCGGCGCGGACCTGGCCGGGATGCGTGTAGAGCGAGAGCAGCGCGGCGAGCTCGTCGAGCGCCTCCCCCACCGACCTGACCACCAGGAAGCCGAGCATGCGCAGCAGGGTCCCGAAGGCCAGCCGCACCGTCAGCCAGGGCAGCGCGCGCCCGGGGGCGTTGGCGAGCAGCGTGTAGAGGGCGGCGCGGCGCTCCTGGTAGTGCGTGTGCCGACCCGTCAGGGAGGTACGGCGTACGCCGCGGTGCGCCGCCTCGGCGTGGAAGACGACGGCGTCCGGGACGACCAGCGTGGTGTGCCCGGCCGCCGCGGCCCGCCAGCCGAAGTCGATGTCGTTGCCGAAGATCGGGAGCTGGGGGTCGAAGCCGGCGAGCGCCTCGACGACCGTGCGGCGGACGAGCATGCCGGCGGTGTTGACGGCGAGCACCCGGCGGACCTCGTCGTGCTGGCCCTGGTCGTACTCGCCGCGCTCCAGCCCGGTCTCGCGCCGACCGGTGCCGCTGATCGTGACGCCGAGCTCGAGCAGGCGCTTCAGCGAGGGCCACTCGCGCAGCTTGGGGCCGAGGATGTCGGCGTCCGGGTCGGCCTCCGCCGCGGCGAGCAGCGCGGCCAGCGCCCCGGGGTCCGGGTTGGCGTCGTCGTGGAGGATCCAGACCCACTCCGGGGCCTCGCCGCGCTCACGCAGCCGCGCGAGCCCGAGGTC is part of the Nocardioides conyzicola genome and encodes:
- the ahcY gene encoding adenosylhomocysteinase gives rise to the protein MDFKVADLNLADFGRTEIQLAEHEMPGLMAMRERYGADKPLAGARIAGSLHMTIQTAVLIETLVALGAEVRWASCNIFSTQDHAAAAIAVGPNGTPEDPQGVPVFAWKGETLEEYWWCTQQILNWPEGSFANMILDDGGDATMLVHLGVDAEKSGQAPDPASAKSHEQKIVFDVLNASLAESKDRYTKIAGEIKGVTEETTTGVLRLYDMMKEGSLLFPAINVNDSVTKSKFDNKYGCRHSLIDGINRATDVLIGGKVAVVCGYGDVGKGCAESLRGQGARVIVTEIDPICALQAAMDGYQVSTLDDVLDVADIIITATGNKDVVTVEQMSQMKHNAILGNIGHFDNEIDMAGLETFEGVVRKNVKPQVDVWTFPSGNAIIVLSEGRLMNLGNATGHPSFVMSNSFTNQVLAQIEIFTKPEDYPVGVYVLPKHLDEEVARLHLGALGVKLTTLSDDQAQYLGVDVAGPYKSDQYRY
- a CDS encoding HNH endonuclease signature motif containing protein, which produces MPTRKRRSTLEAGPRSRDEALLAATEVTHRAKVLAEAHEFELAAAWGEAHPGDDAPALADHPLFEANVLFGDRPLEVAGYGAPTVSEFAITEFAVAVGTTSTGGRKLIGSAIETKHRLPRLWDRVMAGEVQVWKARRVAEHTIALPPQAAAQVDTILAPIAHTCSFAEIERVANAAAKEADADNEEDERASTGPFLRVGLDDAKHNHGYVPIEGLLDLDDALALEAAIKAKAHALLDEHPTLDLDARRAMALGLFADGSGERELVIYTHHDTRAPHGIVGVEGASSTGSTITVEQLAEWCQKGNTRVSIRPVLDLAVELTADSYAPTARMREQVILTCPTCVFPGCGKSARTCDLDHIQPWPLGPTTSSNLAPLCRLHHRLKTHGYWTYTRPTLTTFVWTSPMGRTYTNDLTHKRRRTH
- a CDS encoding DUF808 domain-containing protein; amino-acid sequence: MAGGLFALLDDVAALAKMAAASVDDVGAAAGRATTKAAGVVVDDTAVTPQYVHGVTADRELPMIKRITIGSLRNKLVIILPIALLLSQFLPGLLTPILMVGGAYLCYEGFEKVWGRLRGHEHEAVPAGVVGADAEKAMVSGAIRTDLILSAEIMVIALNEVADEPFLNRLLILVVVAIAITVAVYGVVAIIVKLDDIGLALTERSTGFAGKIGHGLLVGTPKLLSTISVVGIAAMLWVGGHIEIVGLDDLGWHAPYDLVHHLEHEVHHAVGGTLGSIAGWLTNTLLSAVFGLVVGAVVLGVLHVIPRRKKAAVAH
- a CDS encoding acyltransferase family protein, producing MPTETSTPAQTARPAARDPWFDNAKMILVTLVVVGHSWTLLPHNAVTDHFYDFLYAWHVPAFVFVTGYLSRTFVYSKVRLWQLVRTVVVPYVMFECALALFRVYVGGEEMKNLFQDPHWPMWYLAAMFFWRLLTPIFRPMWGGLVVAVVVSVVAGMYAGNTLDIARVLGLLPFFVMGLKATPERLELLRRRPSQVAAVGVLVGIWILTTWTDVWASTEWLYYRSRYDEMGYADDLRALLTRLLVLAIGTLGAWAFFALVPRVGGWFARMGAATLVVYLFHGFVVKGAGYAGWGDWADDHAVIAFGVTTLAAVLLALALAWHPVSSRLTHLVDPLGYAERHAKHAVDLTVAKDQVQPDVQAEIEAGVDAGLHHRAASEVGEPTAVR
- a CDS encoding SIS domain-containing protein, giving the protein MVTWFDESRLDDETALAGSDLALRALAESGARVRRTSGEAAGATADAVARAQDLSRPRAVIAAGPDSRLLRAVLEPWCPVPFVAWPAPALPGWAGSLDLVVVLAPDGSDPGTASAVAEAVRRGCQLVVACPPTSLVADHAAGRWSTILPTTTRDQLATAVVVLDYLERVSLGPRADAEQVAEALDAVAISCSPHRDLAVNPAKMLAIALADTNPVVWGGSVLAARAARRVAESIRRATGRTALAGDAEHLLPVIEAARQRDVFDDPFADDTGERRPMLLVLDDGAEDAVVREQRGRLLAAAADRRVRVEIVTTEAPTEVARYASLLLSGTYAAEYLRIGFVED
- a CDS encoding Trm112 family protein, whose translation is MTELDPALLEIIVCPACRADLAVVGEELVCQGCGLAYPVRDGIPVLLVDEARKPS